In Desulfuromonas sp., the sequence TTTTGATCCTGAAGGATTCTAATCGGTGTAGTGAGGGAACCTGATCATCAGGCGGGCTCGCTGGGCGATACCGGCGAACTGGAATTATGCTTTCATGTTGGATTGGAAAAGTGTGGCAGTATTGGGGTGCGCACTATCTATTCCCGATAAAACGCGATGAACCTTTTTTCAGAGCAGATCGAGAAAACGGTGAGTCTGGGGAATAATCCGGACATCCGGATACGACGTTAACGCCGCGGCCTGCAGTTCGAGGAGCCGTTCGGCAGAGATGTGGATGCCGTCCCTGTGGGTCAACGGCTGTAAAACGAGGGTCGATTCGGGGGCGAGTGAAGCAACCAGTCCGGCCGCTTGAACAATTTCAGAAACCGGTGTATTCGCATCAACAACCAGCTTGACACAGATCGTTTTCGTAGCGGCAACGGCAAGAAATTCGCGATGCCGACCCCAGGGTGTTGCAAAACCGCAAACCGAGCTGAGCTTGATATCCATCGAAATATAATCGATTTCGTCAATCAGCTGCTGCAACACCGCTGGTTGCGTACCATTGGTCTCCAGGTAAATCGGAACAAGCTCCCTGACAGGCGGCAACCATCGGACCAATATATTGCCATGATGCAGCGGCTCGCCACCGGTCAGGCTGAGTGAATGATGCAGTCCCGGATATTCAGCCAGCCATGATTCAATTAAATGGATAACCTGTTCAAGCCGAACCGGATTGACCCATTCCTCGAAAACATGACTGCCGGGCTCTGACTGAACACGACAGGAATTGTCACGATAGTGTGCCGTATCGCAATAAGCACATTCAAGGTTACAACCACAGAAACGGACAAAGATCTGTCGACAGCCGACCAGCGGCCCTTCCCCCTGGGCCGAGGAGAATATTTCGACCAGCGGTGCGCTATCCTTCGCTGTAGCTGGCACAGGCATTGTCGGACTCCCAGACATTGACGTTATCAACCTTAACCTTGTCATTGTTCAGTTTTCTGGAAAGTTCTTCATACAGGAACCGGGCGATATGCTCGGACGATGGACTGACCTCACGGAACGGTTCAAGATCGTTCAGATACTTGTGGTCGAGCAAGTCAAGAACCGCGTTCGTCTCTTTTTTAAGAATTTTAAAATCAATGGCGAGGCCGGCATTATCGAGATCTTGTGCGGCTACGGTGACTTCAACCTTCCAGTTATGGCCATGCAGGTTTTCACAATCCCCCTGGTAATTGATCAGATTGTGGGCCGCGGCGAAATGGGTCTGTATCGTTAGATGGTACATCGATTCACTCCTTTGATTCATCCTCGCTGAAAGGAATAACATTATCTTCCGACATCGGAGACTCTCCGGTAGGAATCCGATACTCCTCTTCGGCCCACCGCCCAAGATCGATCAGGCGGCATTTTTCCGAACAGAACGGCCGATTCGGATTGTTATCCCAGGTTGCCGCTTTCTTGCAGCGTGGGCATTTATGACTCTTCTGCTCTTTCATTTCTCTTTACGCCTACAATCTTAGCATATACGAAAACAAACCCGACGCATCTAACGTCGGGCTTGTTTCCATTTTTTAAATATGAAGTGAGTTTTGTATCGATCCGCACTCAAAGAACAGATTTGATTGCATCACAGAGCCGATCCATGTTGTCCGGTGTCATGCCGGCGACATTAATCCGGCCTGATCCGACGATATAGATCGAATACTTGTCGCGAAGCTGCTCCACCTGATCCTTGGTCAAACCGGAGAAGCTGAACATTCCGCGTTGCTCGATAATTGACGAGAAATCCTGGTCGACGCCCTTTTCTTTAAGGGTTTTGACGAACAGGTGACGCATCTCGTTGATCCGGTTGCGAATATCGGCAACCTCTTCAATCCATTCGGCCCGGAGCTGCTTGTCGCCGAGGACCGTCGCAACAATCTGGCCACCGTGCGATGGCGGGTTCGAATAATTGTAGCGAATCAGCAGCTTGACCTGACTCATAACTGTTGCCGCCTGCTCGGCATTATCAGCAACTACTGTCAGGGCGCCGGTTCTTTCACGGTAGAGCCCAAAGTTTTTCGAAAAGCTTGAACAGATCAACATCTGCTTGACTTTTTTGGTCAATTCGAGAAGGCCGGCCCGGTCTTCTTCGATCCCGTCAGCCAGTCCCTGGTAAGCAAAATCGACCAAAGGCGTAACCCCCTGCCCGGCGAGCAGATCACCAATAATCGCCCACTGCTCGGGAGTCGGATCGATACCGGTCGGGTTGTGACAGCAACCGTGGAGAAGAATCACATCACCCTTCGGAATCTTTTTGATCGAAGCGCACATCGCGTCAAAATCGAGACCGTTGGTTGCCGGGTCGCGATAGTCATAGGCTTCACAGGTTACACCGGCCGCGGTAAAAATGGTATTATGGTTGGCCCAGGTCGGGTTGCTTAACCATAACTTGGCGCCGGGGTGCAGAGTATTGATATAATCACCGGCAACACGCAACGCACCGGTTCCACCGGGGCATTGCGCCGTTGCAGCACGCTTGCCCTCAATGATTTCGTGGCCTTCACCAAACAGCAGCTCCTGGACCAGCCCACAATAAGCCGGATCTCCGGTCATCGGCAGGTACCCCTTGGAGCTTTCCTGCTCGAGGATTATTTTTTCCGCCTTTTTTACCGTATTCAGAACTGGCGTCTTGCCCGTTGCATCCTGGTACACACCGACGGAGAGATTAATCTTTTCCGGGTTGGGGTCCGCCTTGAACATCTCGGTCAAGCCGAGAATCGGATCGGGGGGTGCGATTTGTACATTCTCAAACATTACGGACAACCTTTCTCAGTGGGAGTTGGAATACTTCCGGCAATTGCCGTTACAGAAACGACCGTAATCTCATAAAGACAATCTGAATACAGTCTAATTTCAGCCCTCTTCTACCGCAAGCTTTTATCCATGTCAAACGTAAAAAAGTTTCGTCTTCCCGGCAACGGTATTCTAATAATAAAGGGTCAGACGTTATCGCCTGACCCTTTGTGTTTACTGGAGCGGGAAACGGGACTCGAACCCGCGACCTTCAGCTTGGGAAGCTGACACTCTACCACTGAGTTATTCCCGCAAGGATCGGAATTATAGATTCCCTTCGAAATCATTGTCAATTGATTTATGATGCTCAAGCAGCCACTGACGTGCCTCTTCCGGGGTGGTCACATCACCCGAAATTTCCGCCTGGTGGACCAGGGCTTGAAGACGGCCGATTTCCGGTCCTTCGGCAATCCCCAGTTCATCGGTGAACCACGTTCCGTCAACCAATTCAGTGAGCCGTCCCCGAACACTGCAGGCAAGAAAAGAATCGATCAGCAACTCGCATTGCAACAGATTATCCTGAACGGTTCCGGGGGAGACAAGGAGAAGGAAAATGGCACAGGATAGCGGTTCACTGCCGATACTGGCCAGCCAGCGGGCCCGGCTTCGCGGTTTTACGGCAACATCCCCGAAAGAAGCGACGGTGCTTTCATCGAGCTTCTGCAACTGTTCAATAAGATTGACCGTCCGCTTGCTGAACCGGAGTGCACTAAGTACCGACCTTAGCGCTACCGGTCGATAACCATAAAAGAAGGCAGCCATTCTCAGAGCAGCGGTAATCGTTACCTGCTCTTCAATTGATTCAATCAGATAGTCATTAATGAATCGGCCGCAAGCGCCTGACCGCAAAGTCCGGATAACCTGATCGAGATCTTTGAGTTTGGCCAGGGCCGTGACAAAGGCATCATCACTCGCCGGACCAAAAAGCTCTCTGGCTAACCCGGTTTGGTTAAGTAGCTCAAATGCCTTGACCGGGTTATCACCTGCAACCGTTCGTGACAGCTCGATACGGATTCTTTCCGAGGCAACCTGGTCAATTTGCGGAGCCGCATCGGTAAGACGTTCCAGGGTTTCCGGATCAAACTCAAGCCCCATGCAAACCGCATGACGAATCCCTTTAAGACAGCGGAGCGGATCTTCCTGAAAAGAGTATTCGCTGCAAGCCCGCAATTTTTTATCGGTCAAATCGTCATAACCATGAAGAGGATCGATTAATTCAAAATCGCCGCTCAGACAGGAAAGCGCCATTGCGTTAATCGTGAAATCTCTTTTCCGCAGATCGCTGGCCAGGCTCGGAGCCCGGAATGGTGCAAAATCGCAAGTCAATTTGCCGCTGCCGTTTTTCAGAACAAAGCGACTGTGACCCCGCTCATCATCGAGGATAAAAAAGGTGGCCCCGAGATTATCAGCAATACGCCGGGCATATTCGGTCGGATTTTCCGGGAAGCAGAAATCGAAATCATTCAGTTGCCGATTCGTGACGCAGTCCCTTATTGCGCCGCCGACGAGATAACATTCCGTCGTATCAGAGCAGACCTCTCTGATGGCATCAATGACACCTGATTCTTTGAGTTTATTTTTAAGTAGGGTCAAATTCATCGCATATAAAAGGGCCCATATTGTCATTAACGGGCCCCTCGGTTAC encodes:
- a CDS encoding radical SAM protein, encoding MPVPATAKDSAPLVEIFSSAQGEGPLVGCRQIFVRFCGCNLECAYCDTAHYRDNSCRVQSEPGSHVFEEWVNPVRLEQVIHLIESWLAEYPGLHHSLSLTGGEPLHHGNILVRWLPPVRELVPIYLETNGTQPAVLQQLIDEIDYISMDIKLSSVCGFATPWGRHREFLAVAATKTICVKLVVDANTPVSEIVQAAGLVASLAPESTLVLQPLTHRDGIHISAERLLELQAAALTSYPDVRIIPQTHRFLDLL
- the queD gene encoding 6-carboxytetrahydropterin synthase QueD, producing the protein MYHLTIQTHFAAAHNLINYQGDCENLHGHNWKVEVTVAAQDLDNAGLAIDFKILKKETNAVLDLLDHKYLNDLEPFREVSPSSEHIARFLYEELSRKLNNDKVKVDNVNVWESDNACASYSEG
- a CDS encoding DNA gyrase inhibitor YacG, translated to MKEQKSHKCPRCKKAATWDNNPNRPFCSEKCRLIDLGRWAEEEYRIPTGESPMSEDNVIPFSEDESKE
- a CDS encoding aromatic amino acid aminotransferase encodes the protein MFENVQIAPPDPILGLTEMFKADPNPEKINLSVGVYQDATGKTPVLNTVKKAEKIILEQESSKGYLPMTGDPAYCGLVQELLFGEGHEIIEGKRAATAQCPGGTGALRVAGDYINTLHPGAKLWLSNPTWANHNTIFTAAGVTCEAYDYRDPATNGLDFDAMCASIKKIPKGDVILLHGCCHNPTGIDPTPEQWAIIGDLLAGQGVTPLVDFAYQGLADGIEEDRAGLLELTKKVKQMLICSSFSKNFGLYRERTGALTVVADNAEQAATVMSQVKLLIRYNYSNPPSHGGQIVATVLGDKQLRAEWIEEVADIRNRINEMRHLFVKTLKEKGVDQDFSSIIEQRGMFSFSGLTKDQVEQLRDKYSIYIVGSGRINVAGMTPDNMDRLCDAIKSVL